A DNA window from Bos indicus x Bos taurus breed Angus x Brahman F1 hybrid chromosome 16, Bos_hybrid_MaternalHap_v2.0, whole genome shotgun sequence contains the following coding sequences:
- the OPTC gene encoding opticin, with protein sequence MKLLALLSLLILMLQEARTASLSEEREGDPYAILHLGDYVLSLDNYDEVIDPSNYDELIDYGDQLPQVKGTSLASLTRTRFTQSTEAARTLPSNPTTARPPTLGLLAAPANHGLPTCLICVCLGSSVYCDDADLENIPPLPQTTAYLYARFNRISHIRAGDFKGLTKLKRIDLSGNSISSIDDKALRLLPALRDLILPENKLVALPALPTSIEVLDVRMNRLQSSGIQPEAFRALEKLQFLYLADNLLDAIPPSLPLSLRSLHLQNNMIETMQRDAFCDAEEHRHTRRQLEDIRLDGNPINLSLFPSAYFCLPRLPTGRFV encoded by the exons ATGAAGCTCCTGGCCTTACTGAGCCTTCTGATCCTGATGCTGCAGGAAGCAAGGACAGCATCTCTCTCAGAGGAGAGGGAAGGCGATCCTTATGCCATTCTGCATCTGGGGGACTATGTCCTGAGCCTGGACAACTACGATGAGGTCATCGATCCAAGCAACTATGATGAGCTCATAGACTACGGGGACCAGCTCCCCCAG GTTAAAGGGACCAGCCTGGCTTCTCTCACCAGGACACGTTTTACTCAGAGCACAGAAGCTGCAAGGACGCTCCCTTCAAACCCCACCACGGCCAGGCCTCCGACACTAGGGCTGCTGGCTGCCCCGGCCAACCATG GCCTGCCGACCTGTCTGATCTGCGTGTGCCTCGGTTCCTCTGTGTACTGTGACGACGCGGACCTGGAGAACATCCCTCCTCTTCCCCAGACGACTGCCTACTTATACGCTCGGTTCAACCGCATCAGCCATATTCGGGCTGGAGACTTCAAAGGGCtga CAAAACTGAAGAGGATTGACCTCTCTGGcaattccatctcctccatcgATGACAAGGCCCTTCGCCTGCTGCCTGCTCTGCGGGATCTGATCCTCCCTGAGAACAAGCTCGTGGCACTGCCCGCACTGCCCACCAGCATCGAGGTCCTGGACGTCCGCATGAATCGGCTCCAGAGCTCAGGGATACAGCCTGAAGCCTTCAGG gcacTGGAGAAGCTGCAGTTCCTCTACCTGGCGGATAACCTGCTGGACGCTATCCCCCCGTCCCTGCCCCTGAGCCTGCGCTCACTGCACCTGCAG AATAACATGATAGAGACCATGCAGAGGGACGCCTTCTGCGACGCCGAGGAGCACAGACACACCAGGAGGCAGCTGGAAGACATCCGCCTGGACGGCAACCCCATCAACCTGAGCCTCTTCCCCAGCGCGTATTTCTGCCTGCCTCGGCTCCCCACGGGCCGCTTTGTCTAA